The DNA sequence TGAGACGTGGACATACGAAGCGAATGGAGACGTCAAGATGACGACGGATCCCGTCGATTGGCAAAGCATGCTCGTCGAAGCGGGAGAAGAAGACTGGTACGGCATGCCAAGCGATACGGTCATGGGACATGTCCATTTCCACGTCAAGACACTCGAAGCAGCGCGGGCATTTTATGTCGAGACGCTCGGTTTTGAAGTTGCCGCTGACGCTTCGCGAATGCGTGCATTATTCGTTGCTGCCGGTGGATATCACCATCACATCGGTCTGAACGTCTGGTCTGGTGTCAACGCACCGACGAATCCGGAAGATGCGGTCGGACTCGTCTATTGGACACTACGTTATCCGGATCAAGCGACGCTCCAAGCAGCGATCGAGGCGTTGAAGTCTTCCGCTTATACCGTTACGGATCAAGCAGGCGATGTCTATGTCACCGATGATGCCGGAATTACCGCTCGATTGACAACGTAACCGAAAAAAATCCCCTTACAGTGAAAACACTGTAAGGGGATTTTTGGTTTACCGTGAAGACGACGTTGCGTTACCGTCGTACCGGCTGATCAGTTCATACGGTCTGACTTTATATAAGGCATGCGGGAAGTAATGGGGATCCATCGCATCAAGCGTCCGCAACTGGAAGTGTTCCCGTTTGATATACTCACTCAGCGAGTCACGTGTCAGTGGGAAGAAGCCGACATCCGTCGTTTCGCCTTCTTGTGTCGCGAGTTCACCACCGACGGCTTTCCCACGGAAGCAGACGCACAGGACATGGCTTGAGACATTTTGATAGATACCGGTGATGCCATCGATCGTGACATCAACACCGGTTTCTTCTTTGACTTCCCGTTTGATGGCGTCAAGAATCGACTCGTGATTTTCGACTTGTCCACCCGGCATCTCATACGTATCACCCCGGTGGAGGTTGCGGACGAGCAGGACTTCACCGGCATCGTTCGTGATGTACGCGGTCACGCTGACGATCGCGCGAGGGGGAGCATACGTACCGGTCGCTGTCATGAAATCTTCATAGGATTTGATATAGAGGTTTTTGCCGAGACGCGCGCGCTTCTTCATCGCTTCGCGACGTAAGGCACTGTTGCGGACATCACGATCGACTTGTTCGTAATGTTCACGGTCGCGATATTCCCAAATGGCGATGACTTCATCTTCTGCCTCGGTCACCCAGCGACCAACAAGACGGGCACCATGGCTGACTTGGAGCGGGTACAAATAGGTATGGAAAAACTCAGTGAATTCTTCTAGGCGTTCGGGACGAATCGTATAGGTCTTCCGGCGATGTAACATGGAAATTCCTCCTATCAGATGAGCGTTCAGATGTACGTTGTACCCCTTCTCGAACGGACGGATGAAACCCTTTTTCTCGATGTGGGAAAAGGAGTTTTTATTGAACGATTGCGTATACATATCCTCCGGTCTACGTGACTTTAAATCATCGATGATGATCTCTTTTGATCGGAAAAGTATAACTAAAGAAGAACTTAAGAAATGGATAGGGCTCAACTTCAGAAAAATCGGGGATACTGAAAGTAGAGAGAAACAGAAAGAAGGGATACGTGATGGATATCATGGCACTCGTCCGCCTGGCTGGCGGAATCATGTTCACCCCATTGTCGGACGATGTCTTGATGATGAGTTTTGCAGCACTTCGATTACGAGAGGGGATGTACCCGGTCGTCATCTGGTTGACCGCATGGCCGGTCTTCTTCATCGCCTTTACGTGGTTTTATCTACTTGCTCGGTTCTTCCGTGAGATTCCGCTCGTCAAACGCTGGATGAAGTCACGTTTCTTAGAACGAGCAGAAACGATCATCGAACGGCGCGGGTTATGGGCGATCGGACTATCGTTCTTCTTACCCGGCGTCAGACATCCGATTCATTATGTCGCCGGACTCCTCGGTTATCCGTTACCGCGTTATTTAGTAATGACATTCTTAGCAGCAGGCGTGTATACAGGACTCTGGACTTTTTTGATCGTCCGGATCGGAGAAGCTGTGACGTGGTCGGAGCTGTGGAACTGGCTTCAGGTGAATCCCGGAATCATCAGTGCGATCGTAGTCATCTTAATCGGTCTAGTAGTAACAGGTATCGTATATCATCGGCGTCAAAAGGAATCAGTCGAGGAAAGTTCTTCAATATAAAAACATCAAACGAGCAAGCGAATCCAGATCAGGATTCGCTTTTTTAGATGAAGTTTGGTTTTATGAATAAGGATAGTTTTTTGAAATAAGAAGTAATCTACAAGAAAAGTGAAATCATTGTCAAAAAAAGACGTTTTTCACTTCTTAAAAGCTACCTGATTTACACACTGTATTGGCAATTTATCGTCACAAGCAAGTGGCTGAAATTGGATTGTAAACGCTTATACTAGGAGGTGTTCACAGAGTGGACATATTTATTGCCAGAGGAGGATACATATGAATCTCATGCAGACGGAAGAGACGGTCAAAAAAGCACCGACTTCTTCTGCTTACCGGACGATTTGGCAGTGGCATTTTTATGCTGGTATCATTTTTGCACCGTTCCTAGTCATGCTTGCTGTGACAGGATCCATTTATCTTTTTAAGCCACAAATCGAAAACGTCCTGTATCAATCGTATTATGAAGTTACACCACAAGCAGATCGCATCACTGCGACGGAACAGATTGATCGCGTCAAAGCGAAGTATCCCGATGCACTTGTCACGTCGTACCGACCGGGTGAATCCGACGATCGATCCAGTGAAGTGAAGGTCTCGTCACCAGACATGTCGGCGACGGTCTTCGTCAATCCGTATTCTGGTAAGATCATCGGAACATTATCTGACGATGACCGGATCATGAATAAAATCGAAGAGATCCACGGGGAACTGATGGCGGGAACGACTGGCGATCGGATCGTTGAACTCGTCGCCTGTTGGGCAATCGTCTTGATCGTGACGGGACTGTTCCTATGGTTCCCGCGTAAGCAAAAGGGACTGTCAGGTGTCTTGTTCCCACGTCTTCGTCAAGGTAAGAAGTTATTCCGTCGTGATCTCCACGCTGTTCCAGCATTCTGGATCACAGCAGGGATGCTGTTCCTGATCTTGACTGGCTTACCGTGGTCCGGTTTCTGGGGAACGAACTTCCAGTCCCTTGTCACGAACCAAGGGCTTGGTTATCCACCGTCCATCTGGGGTGGGGAGGCACCGACGTCAACACTTCAAACGAAGGATATCGCGGAAGTCCCGTGGGCTGCCGAAACACTTGATGTCCCGCAATCAAAAGTCGAAGGTGCTGTTCCAGCTTCGATCGATGACATCATTGCAATCGGCAAACAACAAGGGATGGATCCAAGCTTTAAGATCAGTATTCCAAGTGACCCGAGCGGTGTCTATACGCTGTCTGCATATCCAGCGAAAGCACAGAATGAAGCGACGATCCATCTCGATCAATATTCCGGTGCCGTGCTCGCTGATTATCGTTATGACAACTATGGTGTCGTCGGAAAAATCGTCGCGACCGGGATCACACTCCACAAGGGAACGGAATTCGGCTGGTTCAATCAGTTAATTAGTCTGTTGATTTGTCTCGGAATCATTCTCGTGGCAGTCAGTGGTTTCTATCTCTGGCTGAAGCGAAAACCAAGTAAAGGGATGGGGGCGCCGAAAGGACCGAAAGCATTCATGTTGAAAGGATTCCTCGCTGTGCTTGTCGTGCTGGGAATCGTCTTCCCGCTCGTCGGTCTATCGTTGCTCGTCGTCTGGCTGGTCGATTTCCTCGTCATCCGTCGTATTCCGAGTGTAAGGAGGTTCTTCAATGCGTAAATCGATACAAACACTCATGCTCGGCGGACTGCTCGTCACGACGACGAGTCTTGCTGGCTGTGCGGTCGATTCCGATGCAGCAGAACAGTATGCCGTAGCTAAGCCGTTATCGATCAAAATGAATATCCCAAAGGACTTACAACCGGATGCCAAGAAAAAGCAGACGTTTGAAGCAACAGTCTGGCGTGAAGCCAAACCGGTTCAAAAAGTCGATTATGTACATTTCGAAATCTGGAAAGCGGATGGAACAGTACGCTATAGTATGGAACCGGCAGAGGAGACAAAGCCAGGTGTCTATACGATTGCGAAGGCACTACCGAAATCCGGCTTGTATTATGTCAAAGCGCATGCAAGCAG is a window from the Exiguobacterium sp. BMC-KP genome containing:
- a CDS encoding VOC family protein, with product MSIHPQITLGPVRLRITDLDRSISFYTTSLGLRVLTQTDQLTVLGAQDTPLVELEVHPNARRFPPNSVAGLYHFAILLPNRKELGFVIRNLIEQGIEIGQGDHLVSEAFYLSDPDGNGIEIYADRPRETWTYEANGDVKMTTDPVDWQSMLVEAGEEDWYGMPSDTVMGHVHFHVKTLEAARAFYVETLGFEVAADASRMRALFVAAGGYHHHIGLNVWSGVNAPTNPEDAVGLVYWTLRYPDQATLQAAIEALKSSAYTVTDQAGDVYVTDDAGITARLTT
- a CDS encoding DedA family protein; the protein is MDIMALVRLAGGIMFTPLSDDVLMMSFAALRLREGMYPVVIWLTAWPVFFIAFTWFYLLARFFREIPLVKRWMKSRFLERAETIIERRGLWAIGLSFFLPGVRHPIHYVAGLLGYPLPRYLVMTFLAAGVYTGLWTFLIVRIGEAVTWSELWNWLQVNPGIISAIVVILIGLVVTGIVYHRRQKESVEESSSI
- a CDS encoding NUDIX domain-containing protein, whose protein sequence is MLHRRKTYTIRPERLEEFTEFFHTYLYPLQVSHGARLVGRWVTEAEDEVIAIWEYRDREHYEQVDRDVRNSALRREAMKKRARLGKNLYIKSYEDFMTATGTYAPPRAIVSVTAYITNDAGEVLLVRNLHRGDTYEMPGGQVENHESILDAIKREVKEETGVDVTIDGITGIYQNVSSHVLCVCFRGKAVGGELATQEGETTDVGFFPLTRDSLSEYIKREHFQLRTLDAMDPHYFPHALYKVRPYELISRYDGNATSSSR
- a CDS encoding FixH family protein gives rise to the protein MRKSIQTLMLGGLLVTTTSLAGCAVDSDAAEQYAVAKPLSIKMNIPKDLQPDAKKKQTFEATVWREAKPVQKVDYVHFEIWKADGTVRYSMEPAEETKPGVYTIAKALPKSGLYYVKAHASSEGAMIMPTRQFIVGELSKEDLKILQGGAKPAGGSSGHHH
- a CDS encoding PepSY-associated TM helix domain-containing protein; amino-acid sequence: MNLMQTEETVKKAPTSSAYRTIWQWHFYAGIIFAPFLVMLAVTGSIYLFKPQIENVLYQSYYEVTPQADRITATEQIDRVKAKYPDALVTSYRPGESDDRSSEVKVSSPDMSATVFVNPYSGKIIGTLSDDDRIMNKIEEIHGELMAGTTGDRIVELVACWAIVLIVTGLFLWFPRKQKGLSGVLFPRLRQGKKLFRRDLHAVPAFWITAGMLFLILTGLPWSGFWGTNFQSLVTNQGLGYPPSIWGGEAPTSTLQTKDIAEVPWAAETLDVPQSKVEGAVPASIDDIIAIGKQQGMDPSFKISIPSDPSGVYTLSAYPAKAQNEATIHLDQYSGAVLADYRYDNYGVVGKIVATGITLHKGTEFGWFNQLISLLICLGIILVAVSGFYLWLKRKPSKGMGAPKGPKAFMLKGFLAVLVVLGIVFPLVGLSLLVVWLVDFLVIRRIPSVRRFFNA